In Eucalyptus grandis isolate ANBG69807.140 chromosome 4, ASM1654582v1, whole genome shotgun sequence, the following proteins share a genomic window:
- the LOC104442786 gene encoding ankyrin repeat-containing protein BDA1, whose product MTLQEAIAADNVDTLYSLIERNKNLLDDADPFTNTPLHNAAEKGKTKVAMEIATLKPSFTRKLNCRGYSPMHLALLNKHYHTARALMTLNPEVIRVRGREGYTPLHFVAGEKMQDQEELQELLAEILSTCESSIEDLTNQCETAVHVAVKKGNTKALEILLGWLKRVHLKRILNWKDQNGNTVLHIAVSGQQQLQAGQQQLPAAVSEQQQLPVAVSEEQQLEIINLLIGYTNVHAKNLQHKTALQICQENSDCNQDVEKRLSREEHQTRDYTPTLSLSQYFSMKLTVLERCAGYFGTKNEKVCKIVLIVSTLILTATYQSAFTPPGGYWQDSSSNNPANSTVVTPNSTVVTTNSSSIVTGKPHQAGNLILSGVGLWWFTILNSLVFTASIGTVWATAIKFFPDTLMVYISLVLLGFTYFVFITMEIPNSDNLITGILFGFYVCSLLTMLLLPLYVWWKHYRVLSRIDARRGCVGSLRGSKDQK is encoded by the exons ATGACCCTTCAAGAAGCAATAGCAGCTGATAATGTTGATACGCTATACAGCTTAATTGAGAGGAACAAAAATCTCTTAGATGATGCAGACCCCTTCACAAATACTCCACTACACAATGCCGCAGAGAAGGGGAAAACTAAAGTGGCCATGGAGATAGCTACCTTGAAGCCGTCGTTCACTCGAAAGCTGAATTGCAGGGGTTATAGCCCCATGCACTTGGCTTTGCTAAATAAGCATTATCACACTGCGAGGGCACTGATGACCCTCAACCCTGAAGTGATCCGAGTCCGAGGACGAGAAGGGTACACCCCTTTACATTTTGTAGCTGGGGAAAAAATGCAGGATCAAGAGGAGCTCCAGGAACTCCTGGCAGAAATCCTGTCTACTTGCGAATCGTCCATTGAAGACTTGACGAACCAGTGTGAGACTGCAGTTCACGTTGCTGTCAAGAAGGGCAACACCAAAGCACTTGAGATTTTGCTTGGATGGCTTAAGCGAGTTCATCTAAAAAGAATCTTGAACTGGAAAGACCAAAATGGTAATACTGTCTTACATATTGCTGTATCCGGACAGCAGCAACTTCAGGCCGGACAGCAGCAACTTCCTGCGGCTGTATCCGAACAGCAGCAACTTCCTGTGGCTGTATCCGAAGAGCAGCAACTTGAG ATCATCAATCTACTGATTGGGTATACGAACGTTCATGCAAAGAACTTACAGCACAAGACAGCTCTGCAAATTTGCCAAGAGAATTCTGATTGCAATCAAGATGTTGAGAAAAGGTTAAGCCGTGAAGAACATCAAACAAGAGATTATACTCCTACTCTCTCATTATCACAGTATTTTAGCATGAAACTAACTGTGCTCGAGAGGTGTGCAGGGTATTTTGGCACCAAAAACGAAAAAGTTTGCAAAATAGTCCTTATAGTGTCTACCTTGATTTTGACTGCCACTTACCAATCCGCTTTCACTCCTCCGGGAGGATATTGGCAGGATTCCTCTTCAAATAACCCAGCCAATTCCACTGTCGTTACCCCTAATTCCACTGTCGTTACCACCAATTCCAGCAGCATTGTTACTGGAAAACCACATCAAGCCGGAAATCTTATCTTGAGTGGCGTTGGTCTATGGTGGTTTACTATCCTCAACAGCTTAGTTTTTACCGCCTCCATCGGCACGGTTTGGGCCACCGCGATTAAATTCTTCCCCGACACTTTAATGGTTTACATTTCTTTAGTGCTTCTCGGCTTTACCTACTTTGTTTTTATTACAATGGAAATACCAAATTCCGATAACCTCATAACAGGGATCCTATTTGGATTTTATGTGTGCTCGTTACTCACCATGTTGCTCCTCCCCCTTTATGTGTGGTGGAAGCACTACCGAGTTCTATCCAGAATCGATGCCAGAAGGGGATGCGTCGGCAGCTTGCGAGGATCGAAGGATCAGAAATAG